A portion of the Paenibacillus marchantiae genome contains these proteins:
- the cysK gene encoding cysteine synthase A produces the protein MAKVVNNVTELIGGTPLVRLNRIVPEGSAEVFVKLEYQNPGSSVKDRIAISIVEEAEKEGKLKPGDTIIEATSGNTGIGLAMVAAAKGYKSVIVMPETMSMERRNLLRAYGAELVLTPGAEGMNGAVKKAEELLKENPSYFMAEQFKNKANVKIHRETTGPEIVEAIQSVGGTLDAFVAGIGTGGTITGTGEVLKESYPGIKIVAVEPAASPILAGGKPGPHKIQGIGANFIPEILDQEIYDEIIHIENDDAFETARQVAKEEGILSGISSGAAIRAGLQVAKQLGAGKRVVVIVPSNGERYLSTPLYNFEA, from the coding sequence ATGGCTAAAGTAGTTAATAACGTAACAGAACTTATCGGAGGTACTCCGCTTGTTCGTCTGAACCGTATCGTACCTGAAGGCAGTGCTGAAGTATTCGTGAAACTGGAATACCAGAATCCAGGTTCAAGCGTCAAAGACCGTATCGCGATTAGCATCGTGGAAGAAGCGGAAAAAGAAGGCAAGCTGAAACCGGGTGATACCATTATCGAAGCAACAAGTGGTAACACAGGAATTGGACTGGCTATGGTGGCTGCAGCCAAAGGCTATAAGTCTGTTATTGTTATGCCGGAAACGATGAGCATGGAGCGTCGTAACCTGCTTCGCGCCTATGGAGCTGAGCTTGTGCTCACACCGGGAGCCGAAGGTATGAATGGTGCAGTTAAAAAAGCTGAGGAATTGCTTAAGGAAAATCCATCTTATTTCATGGCTGAGCAATTTAAAAATAAAGCTAACGTGAAGATCCACCGTGAAACGACTGGCCCTGAGATTGTTGAAGCCATTCAATCTGTAGGCGGTACGTTGGATGCTTTCGTTGCAGGAATCGGTACAGGCGGAACGATTACAGGTACAGGTGAAGTATTGAAGGAATCATACCCTGGGATTAAAATCGTTGCCGTTGAACCGGCAGCTTCGCCAATCTTGGCAGGTGGCAAACCGGGTCCTCACAAAATTCAAGGGATCGGTGCTAACTTTATTCCTGAGATTCTTGATCAGGAAATCTATGATGAGATCATTCACATCGAGAATGATGATGCGTTCGAGACGGCTCGTCAGGTAGCGAAGGAAGAAGGTATTCTATCCGGTATTTCTTCCGGTGCAGCCATCCGCGCAGGTCTGCAAGTGGCTAAACAGTTGGGTGCAGGCAAACGCGTTGTCGTGATCGTGCCAAGTAACGGCGAACGTTACCTCAGTACGCCACTTTACAACTTCGAAGCTTAA
- a CDS encoding anthranilate synthase component I family protein, translated as MTHLMTTYADWTEWAGKGWTMMPYMIKSDKGPYHGGLPLTWEAAWQQASPYAMVLENGKGGRYTFLGLNPVSVISGKGNEAVIHDLIQGGTQTDGGKPLEVLKRWAAPYRAPKVSGAPDFGGGCAGYLSYDVARSLEKLPTLAEDNPALPDYWWMRFEEIWAYDHEQQALFCMVHLTVQPDQDEAQLRKLYAEAEERAAAMQQRWLHILGFAQAEEQQQALEHRHSHIHLTAQSADSERETEGWHTSFPQEDFEQAVRTVQEYIRQGDVFQVNLSLRQEKRLKSSAEHIYEWLRLVNPSPYMGLLRSPDFQLVSGSPELLVKVDHGKVSARPIAGTRRRGRDEAEDELMAAELLNSEKERAEHIMLVDLERNDIGRIAAYGSVHVPELMTIEKYSHVMHLVSQVEGTLAEGLSVFDVIAATFPGGTITGAPKVRTMEIIEELEPVRRGPYTGSIGWLDYSGNMELNIIIRTLSIKDGVGYVQAGAGIVIDSDPYREYKECRNKARAMMRAVNYSEEAEAVKLK; from the coding sequence ATGACACACCTGATGACAACATACGCCGACTGGACAGAGTGGGCCGGAAAAGGTTGGACCATGATGCCGTATATGATTAAGTCGGATAAGGGACCGTATCATGGCGGTTTACCGTTAACGTGGGAAGCAGCCTGGCAGCAGGCGTCACCCTATGCAATGGTGTTGGAGAATGGTAAAGGCGGAAGGTATACCTTTCTGGGATTAAACCCGGTATCCGTTATCTCCGGCAAGGGCAACGAAGCTGTTATTCATGATCTTATTCAAGGCGGTACCCAAACGGACGGTGGTAAACCACTTGAAGTATTAAAAAGGTGGGCTGCGCCATACAGGGCACCAAAGGTGAGCGGGGCTCCAGACTTTGGTGGTGGATGTGCAGGCTATCTAAGCTATGACGTAGCCAGATCCCTGGAAAAGCTGCCAACCTTGGCAGAAGACAACCCGGCACTTCCTGATTATTGGTGGATGCGTTTTGAAGAAATATGGGCGTATGATCATGAACAGCAGGCGCTGTTCTGCATGGTTCATCTGACTGTACAGCCGGATCAGGATGAAGCTCAGCTTCGCAAGCTGTACGCAGAAGCAGAAGAGCGAGCAGCAGCCATGCAGCAGCGATGGCTGCATATTCTGGGCTTTGCCCAGGCGGAAGAGCAGCAGCAGGCATTGGAGCATCGCCATAGCCACATTCATCTCACTGCGCAATCAGCGGATTCGGAGCGGGAAACGGAAGGATGGCACACCTCCTTTCCTCAAGAGGACTTTGAGCAGGCGGTACGTACAGTGCAGGAATATATCCGGCAGGGGGATGTGTTTCAAGTGAATCTGTCCTTGCGGCAGGAAAAACGTCTCAAGTCCAGTGCAGAGCACATCTATGAATGGCTTCGTCTAGTAAATCCCTCTCCCTACATGGGATTGCTGCGTAGTCCGGATTTCCAACTGGTGAGCGGTTCGCCTGAATTGCTAGTCAAAGTGGATCATGGCAAGGTGAGTGCTCGTCCGATCGCAGGAACAAGGAGAAGAGGCCGGGATGAAGCTGAGGATGAGTTGATGGCCGCTGAGCTGCTGAACAGTGAGAAGGAGCGGGCAGAGCATATTATGCTGGTCGATCTGGAGCGGAATGATATCGGACGAATTGCAGCTTATGGATCAGTGCATGTGCCTGAACTGATGACGATCGAGAAGTATTCGCATGTTATGCATCTGGTGTCTCAAGTTGAGGGAACGCTGGCCGAGGGACTATCCGTATTTGATGTAATCGCAGCGACGTTCCCAGGTGGAACGATTACGGGTGCACCCAAAGTTCGCACCATGGAAATCATCGAAGAACTGGAGCCTGTGCGTCGTGGACCGTATACAGGTTCGATTGGGTGGCTGGACTACAGTGGCAATATGGAATTGAACATCATCATTCGTACACTTTCCATTAAAGATGGAGTGGGATATGTACAGGCAGGAGCAGGTATCGTTATTGACTCCGATCCATATCGGGAATATAAGGAGTGCCGGAACAAAGCAAGAGCCATGATGAGGGCTGTGAATTACAGCGAGGAAGCTGAAGCCGTTAAATTAAAATAA
- the pabA gene encoding aminodeoxychorismate/anthranilate synthase component II has translation MILVIDNYDSFTYNLVQYLGELGETVEVRRNDEIDLAGIEALAPDHILISPGPCTPNEAGISLAVIDQFKGSIPIFGVCLGHQAIGQAFGGNVIRADRMMHGKTSEMHHNGTSVFTGLPSPFTATRYHSLIVERSSLPDCLEITAETAEGEIMGLRHKEYAIEGVQFHPESIITDHGHQMLRNFLSQQVKV, from the coding sequence ATGATACTGGTTATCGACAATTATGATTCCTTCACGTACAACCTGGTTCAATATCTGGGTGAACTGGGGGAGACGGTGGAAGTTCGCCGTAACGATGAAATTGATCTGGCAGGCATCGAGGCATTGGCACCTGATCATATTTTGATCTCACCCGGTCCTTGTACTCCGAATGAGGCCGGCATTAGTCTGGCGGTCATTGATCAATTCAAGGGTAGTATTCCGATCTTTGGCGTATGTCTGGGACATCAGGCGATTGGACAGGCTTTCGGAGGCAATGTTATTCGTGCGGACCGCATGATGCATGGCAAAACATCGGAGATGCACCATAACGGAACATCCGTATTTACCGGATTACCATCTCCCTTTACGGCAACGCGGTATCACTCTCTGATCGTGGAGCGCAGCAGTCTGCCAGATTGTCTGGAGATTACGGCCGAGACGGCGGAAGGCGAGATTATGGGCTTGCGTCACAAGGAATATGCGATTGAAGGTGTTCAGTTCCATCCCGAATCCATCATTACGGATCACGGTCATCAAATGCTGCGTAACTTCCTGTCTCAGCAGGTAAAGGTATAG
- a CDS encoding aminotransferase class IV, translating to MKYAAINGELVNMAAAVVPVTDHGFLYGLGLFETFRTYQGVPFLLERHLQRMAAGCRELGIPFTATAAEVTEWIKSVLLANELQDAYVRYTVSAGEAPLGLPSGDYVKPNHIVLAKALPGPSPSLYENGKMLQRLSTPRNTPEGEVRFKSLHYMNSILAKRELNGYGQHVQSVEGLQLTRDGYIAEGIVSNLFWVRQGVLYTPALATGILPGITRAVVLELAVHQGIPCQEGMFPWEELLQADEIFLTGSVAEIVPVTTLRDEDGTETVISSGHIGPVTEVLLGMYRQKAGYTS from the coding sequence ATGAAATATGCCGCGATAAACGGAGAATTGGTCAATATGGCGGCAGCCGTGGTTCCGGTGACGGATCACGGCTTTTTGTACGGACTCGGATTGTTCGAGACGTTTCGAACGTATCAGGGAGTTCCTTTTCTGCTGGAACGTCATTTGCAGCGGATGGCTGCAGGGTGTCGTGAACTGGGCATTCCTTTCACAGCAACAGCAGCGGAGGTAACGGAATGGATCAAAAGTGTGCTGCTTGCTAACGAACTCCAGGATGCCTATGTGCGATATACGGTATCTGCGGGCGAAGCCCCGCTGGGGCTACCTTCGGGGGATTATGTGAAACCCAATCATATCGTATTGGCAAAAGCACTACCTGGACCCTCTCCATCTCTATATGAAAATGGTAAAATGCTTCAACGTCTGTCGACGCCCCGTAACACGCCTGAAGGAGAAGTGCGGTTCAAATCGCTGCATTACATGAACAGCATTTTGGCGAAACGGGAACTGAACGGATACGGGCAGCATGTACAAAGTGTGGAAGGTCTGCAATTAACTCGAGATGGCTACATAGCTGAGGGGATTGTCAGCAATCTGTTCTGGGTGAGACAGGGCGTACTCTACACGCCAGCACTTGCGACTGGCATTTTGCCGGGAATCACCAGAGCCGTTGTACTGGAGCTTGCAGTTCACCAAGGAATACCTTGCCAGGAAGGAATGTTCCCTTGGGAGGAGCTGTTACAGGCAGATGAGATCTTTTTGACAGGCTCTGTTGCTGAAATCGTTCCAGTTACTACATTGCGGGATGAGGATGGAACGGAAACGGTAATCAGCAGCGGACATATAGGCCCGGTTACAGAAGTACTTCTGGGTATGTACCGGCAGAAAGCGGGGTATACTTCATGA
- the folP gene encoding dihydropteroate synthase has product MTLTPVIYERNYAWGPAELKLGTRTLIMGILNVTPDSFSDGGRYTNVERAVAHAIQMMEDGADLIDIGGESTRPGSDIVGADEELSRIIPVIEALRQQAPHIPISVDTYKADVARQAIQAGAHIINDVWGAKADPEMARTAAELGCPLILMHNRQERDYTNYLVDVVRNLEESIQIALEAGVHPDQIILDPGIGFVKDLNENLVLMSSLRLLNEMGYPVLLATSRKRFIQNTLQVQANDALEGTAATVAFGIAQGCQMVRVHDVKPIRRTVDMCDAMLYVSPGLRRK; this is encoded by the coding sequence ATGACACTTACACCAGTCATCTATGAACGGAATTATGCGTGGGGTCCAGCAGAGCTAAAACTTGGCACACGTACACTTATTATGGGCATTCTGAATGTCACACCGGATTCCTTCTCGGATGGGGGACGTTATACCAATGTGGAGCGTGCGGTGGCTCACGCCATTCAGATGATGGAAGATGGCGCGGATCTCATTGATATTGGCGGGGAATCTACACGTCCAGGTTCAGATATCGTTGGCGCTGATGAAGAGCTCAGCCGGATCATTCCGGTCATTGAAGCACTGCGGCAGCAGGCTCCACATATTCCGATATCGGTAGACACCTATAAAGCGGATGTCGCTCGCCAGGCTATTCAGGCTGGAGCGCACATCATCAATGATGTATGGGGTGCCAAGGCTGACCCGGAGATGGCACGCACTGCGGCAGAACTGGGATGTCCTCTGATCCTAATGCACAACCGGCAAGAACGAGACTATACCAACTATTTGGTTGATGTAGTCCGTAATCTTGAGGAGAGTATACAGATTGCGCTAGAGGCCGGAGTACATCCCGATCAGATTATTCTGGACCCGGGCATTGGCTTCGTGAAAGATCTGAACGAAAACCTAGTGCTCATGTCATCGCTCCGGTTGCTCAATGAGATGGGCTATCCCGTTTTGCTTGCCACCTCGCGTAAAAGGTTTATTCAGAACACCTTACAGGTACAGGCGAATGATGCGCTGGAGGGTACAGCCGCTACGGTTGCTTTTGGCATAGCCCAAGGATGCCAGATGGTCCGGGTTCATGATGTGAAGCCGATTCGGCGCACAGTGGATATGTGTGATGCTATGTTGTATGTATCTCCAGGCTTGCGGAGGAAATGA
- the folB gene encoding dihydroneopterin aldolase: protein MDRMVMHRMEYYGYHGVFAEERKLGARYYIDLEIDMDLGEAGRNDDLTKTINYAEIHELVKQIVENKSFQLIEALGEHIASSLLDTYTIINALTVKVTKPHPPFDIHFGGVTVELRRTRK, encoded by the coding sequence ATGGATAGAATGGTAATGCATCGAATGGAGTATTACGGATATCACGGCGTATTTGCCGAGGAGCGGAAGCTGGGGGCGCGTTATTATATTGATTTGGAGATCGATATGGATCTGGGTGAGGCTGGGCGTAACGATGATTTAACCAAAACCATCAATTATGCGGAGATCCATGAGCTGGTCAAACAGATCGTTGAAAATAAATCATTCCAGTTAATTGAAGCTTTGGGCGAACATATTGCATCTTCTTTACTAGACACTTATACTATTATCAATGCATTGACAGTCAAGGTGACGAAGCCGCATCCGCCTTTCGATATTCATTTTGGGGGCGTAACTGTAGAGCTTCGCCGCACAAGAAAGTGA
- the folK gene encoding 2-amino-4-hydroxy-6-hydroxymethyldihydropteridine diphosphokinase, whose protein sequence is MIAHSTSESSEAYIALGANLGDREQTLLEALTLLDAHPHISVLRCSALYETEPVGYVDQPAFLNMATAVQTTLLPEQLLTELLDIETRLGRVRDIRWGPRTVDLDLLWMDGETSDTERLQLPHPRMGERAFVLVPLADIVTEDEHSGLYTFVQSSLSVLDGKDGIQLWKTCNWPIESGLSGS, encoded by the coding sequence ATGATTGCACATTCGACCTCTGAATCTTCAGAGGCTTATATTGCTTTAGGGGCTAATTTGGGTGACCGGGAACAGACGCTGCTTGAGGCGTTAACGTTGCTGGATGCACATCCTCATATATCTGTCTTGCGCTGTTCTGCGCTATATGAAACGGAGCCGGTAGGTTATGTGGACCAGCCAGCGTTTCTGAATATGGCAACTGCGGTACAGACTACACTTTTGCCAGAGCAGCTGCTCACGGAACTGCTGGATATTGAAACACGGCTTGGGCGGGTTCGTGATATCCGTTGGGGCCCTCGTACAGTCGATTTGGATCTGCTTTGGATGGATGGAGAGACGAGTGATACCGAACGGCTGCAATTGCCGCATCCACGGATGGGTGAACGGGCGTTTGTATTGGTGCCACTGGCTGATATCGTAACCGAAGATGAGCATTCAGGTTTGTATACCTTTGTACAATCATCGTTGTCTGTACTGGATGGAAAGGATGGAATACAGCTTTGGAAAACGTGCAATTGGCCAATCGAATCCGGGCTTTCCGGAAGCTGA
- a CDS encoding helix-turn-helix domain-containing protein yields the protein MENVQLANRIRAFRKLKGLTQQELAAETGISLAILGMIERGNRKVVERELNLIAGVLSISIEELQGN from the coding sequence TTGGAAAACGTGCAATTGGCCAATCGAATCCGGGCTTTCCGGAAGCTGAAAGGTTTAACACAACAGGAACTCGCTGCTGAGACGGGCATATCGCTGGCCATTCTGGGTATGATTGAACGAGGCAACCGCAAAGTAGTTGAACGGGAGCTGAATCTAATTGCCGGGGTGCTGTCGATCAGCATTGAGGAGTTACAGGGGAACTAA
- the dusB gene encoding tRNA dihydrouridine synthase DusB, giving the protein MLRIGDIEMKNQVVLAPMAGVCNPAFRLIAKEFGTGLVCAEMVSGKAIVHGNKRTREMLFVDEREKPLSLQIWGGDRQALVEAAKIVDKETNADIIDINMGCPVPKVTSCDAGARWLLDPNKIYEMVSAVVDAVDKPVTVKMRIGWDNEHIYVVENALAVERAGGQAVSVHGRTREQLYTGTADWSHIKNVKEAVSIPVIGNGDVSSPEDARRMLDETGCDGVMIGRAALGNPWMLYRTIQYLSSGELLPDPNGEEKIRVAILHMDRLIALKGEAVAVREMRKHLAWYLKGLKGSARIKDVIMEETKRDEMVHILENFVGQLHMEGNLESEPAVAENAS; this is encoded by the coding sequence ATGCTTAGAATTGGTGACATTGAAATGAAAAACCAGGTTGTACTTGCGCCGATGGCTGGCGTGTGTAATCCGGCTTTTCGTCTGATCGCAAAAGAATTCGGAACAGGCCTCGTATGTGCGGAGATGGTTAGTGGCAAAGCCATCGTGCATGGTAACAAGCGTACACGTGAGATGTTATTTGTAGATGAGCGTGAGAAGCCGTTGAGCCTGCAAATTTGGGGGGGGGATCGTCAAGCCCTCGTAGAAGCAGCCAAAATTGTGGACAAAGAAACCAATGCTGACATCATCGACATCAACATGGGATGCCCTGTGCCAAAAGTGACGAGCTGTGATGCAGGTGCACGCTGGTTGCTTGATCCGAACAAAATTTATGAAATGGTATCCGCTGTTGTGGACGCGGTAGATAAGCCCGTAACAGTCAAGATGCGGATCGGCTGGGATAACGAGCATATCTACGTAGTTGAGAATGCACTTGCGGTTGAACGTGCTGGCGGACAAGCGGTAAGTGTTCACGGCCGTACACGTGAGCAGCTCTACACAGGCACAGCGGACTGGTCACACATCAAAAATGTCAAAGAGGCTGTCTCCATCCCGGTTATCGGGAACGGAGATGTATCTTCACCGGAAGATGCCCGTCGTATGTTGGATGAAACGGGTTGTGACGGAGTTATGATCGGTCGTGCCGCCCTGGGTAACCCATGGATGTTGTATCGGACCATTCAATACTTGAGTTCCGGCGAACTGCTTCCTGACCCGAATGGGGAAGAGAAGATTCGGGTTGCCATTTTGCATATGGACCGTCTGATAGCACTGAAGGGTGAGGCTGTTGCTGTTCGCGAGATGCGTAAACACCTGGCTTGGTATCTGAAAGGTCTGAAAGGATCTGCCCGTATCAAAGACGTTATTATGGAAGAAACCAAACGTGATGAGATGGTGCACATACTGGAGAACTTTGTAGGCCAGCTGCATATGGAAGGCAATCTGGAGTCAGAACCAGCAGTAGCCGAAAATGCTTCCTGA
- the greA gene encoding transcription elongation factor GreA has translation MSDKEVILTPEGLKKLEEELEMLKSVKRREVAERIKVAIGYGDISENSEYEDAKNEQAFIEGRVITLEKLLRNARIINSDEIDTEAVSVGATVTVEDLEFGDITEYTIVGSAESNPLQNKISNESPVGKAILGKKKGTVVDVSVPAGVIQYKIVDIKK, from the coding sequence ATGAGCGATAAGGAAGTTATCCTTACACCAGAGGGTCTTAAGAAGCTTGAAGAAGAACTGGAAATGCTGAAATCAGTGAAGCGCCGCGAAGTGGCTGAACGGATTAAGGTAGCCATCGGGTATGGAGATATTAGTGAAAACTCCGAATACGAAGACGCGAAGAACGAACAGGCTTTCATTGAAGGCCGCGTTATTACGTTGGAGAAATTGCTTCGGAACGCACGGATTATCAACAGCGACGAGATCGATACCGAAGCTGTAAGCGTGGGTGCAACAGTCACTGTAGAAGATCTGGAATTCGGTGATATCACGGAATATACGATTGTAGGTTCTGCGGAGTCCAATCCGCTGCAAAACAAAATATCGAACGAAAGCCCTGTTGGCAAAGCCATTCTGGGCAAGAAAAAAGGTACGGTTGTTGATGTAAGTGTGCCTGCTGGCGTAATTCAATATAAAATTGTAGACATCAAAAAGTAA
- the lysS gene encoding lysine--tRNA ligase — protein MTDEVLNQETETELSELLQIRRDKLDELRKLGIDPFGQKYVRTEEAGSILKKYEELTKEELEEKHIEVSIAGRIMAKRGMGKASFAHIQDLSGRIQIYVRQDTVPEDKYAAFSLLDLGDIVGVSGVIFKTKTGETSVKVQNLEVLSKSLYPLPDKYHGLADVELRYRQRYVDLIMNREVQQTFITRSKIIQSMRRYLDSLGYLEVETPTLHTIAGGAAARPFITHHNALDMELYMRIAIELHLKRLIVGGLEKVYEIGRVYRNEGMSTRHNPEFTMIELYEAYADYQDIMRLTENLVAHIAQEVLGTQVIQYADYQVDLTPQWRRVTMVDAVKEVVGVDFSVHMTNEEAHRLAKEHKVPVEKHMTFGHILNAFFEHFVEETLIQPTFIMGHPVEISPLAKKSDSDPRFTDRFELFIVGREHANAFTELNDPIDQRQRFEAQLLEKEHGNDEAHEMDDDFIRALEYGMPPTGGLGIGIDRLIMLLTNSPSIRDVLLFPHMRPRTQD, from the coding sequence ATGACGGATGAAGTCTTGAATCAGGAAACCGAAACCGAACTAAGTGAGCTTTTACAAATTCGCCGCGACAAATTGGACGAGCTCCGCAAATTGGGGATCGACCCTTTTGGCCAAAAATACGTACGTACGGAAGAAGCCGGCTCCATTCTGAAGAAGTATGAAGAACTGACCAAGGAAGAGCTGGAAGAGAAGCACATCGAAGTCAGTATTGCCGGACGGATTATGGCGAAGCGGGGAATGGGTAAAGCGAGCTTTGCACATATTCAGGACCTGAGCGGCAGAATCCAGATCTATGTTCGTCAGGATACTGTACCGGAAGACAAATACGCCGCGTTCAGCCTGCTCGATTTAGGGGATATTGTAGGTGTCTCTGGGGTAATCTTCAAAACCAAGACAGGTGAAACTTCGGTTAAAGTTCAAAATCTCGAAGTATTGTCCAAGTCACTTTACCCACTTCCGGATAAATATCATGGACTCGCGGATGTAGAGCTGCGTTACCGCCAGCGCTATGTTGACCTGATTATGAATCGTGAAGTGCAGCAGACCTTCATTACTCGTTCCAAAATCATTCAGTCGATGCGCCGTTACCTAGATTCTCTGGGCTATCTGGAAGTCGAAACTCCGACGCTGCACACCATCGCTGGTGGTGCCGCTGCGCGTCCATTCATCACGCATCATAATGCGCTTGATATGGAATTGTACATGCGGATTGCGATTGAGCTTCACCTGAAACGTCTGATTGTAGGCGGTCTGGAGAAAGTATATGAGATCGGCCGTGTATACCGTAATGAAGGGATGTCGACACGTCATAACCCTGAGTTCACAATGATTGAACTTTATGAGGCATATGCCGATTATCAGGATATTATGCGTTTGACTGAGAATCTTGTTGCTCACATCGCACAGGAAGTGCTTGGTACGCAAGTTATCCAATATGCAGACTATCAAGTGGATCTTACACCACAATGGCGCCGTGTAACGATGGTAGACGCGGTTAAGGAAGTTGTAGGCGTGGACTTCTCCGTGCACATGACGAACGAGGAAGCTCATCGTTTGGCGAAAGAACATAAAGTTCCGGTTGAAAAGCATATGACATTTGGTCATATTCTGAATGCATTCTTCGAACATTTTGTAGAAGAGACATTGATTCAACCAACCTTTATTATGGGGCACCCGGTTGAGATTTCTCCGCTGGCGAAGAAGAGCGATTCAGATCCACGTTTCACGGACCGCTTCGAGCTGTTTATCGTTGGACGTGAGCATGCAAATGCATTTACGGAGCTGAATGATCCAATCGATCAACGTCAGCGCTTTGAGGCACAATTGCTGGAGAAAGAACACGGGAACGACGAAGCACACGAAATGGATGATGATTTCATCCGTGCGCTCGAATATGGTATGCCACCAACAGGTGGACTGGGGATCGGTATTGACCGTCTGATCATGTTGTTGACCAACTCGCCGTCTATTCGTGACGTACTGCTCTTCCCGCATATGCGTCCTCGTACACAGGATTAA
- a CDS encoding TrkH family potassium uptake protein, producing the protein MKFRLHIAKFLSPPLILVGGFMLIIMIGTILLMLPISNQSGEHLAFIDALFTSTSAACVTGLVVVDVGTTFNLFGQTVIMVLMQLGGLGFMTIATLFALVLGKRISLKDRLLLKEAINADSMEGIVRIIRKVLIFSFTIEGVAAVILALRWATEMPFWQAVYYGAFHSVSLFNNGGFDLFGNSFQYYTGDWLFNLTASVLVVSGGLGFVVLNDLFEFRKRRRLSLQSKLVLSVSGALIGIGAIVLFVFEFTNGHTLASLSWSEKIYASFFQSVSTRSSGTSTIDITEMRQATQFFFILLMFIGASPGSTGGGIKTTTFLIMIGAVYAMIRGNKDIVFFRQRVPKDLLMRALTIIMVSLIIFMVVVMLLLTTEDAPFLSLMFEAASAIGTVGLSVGVTHELTVWGKVIIAFTMFIGRIGPLTIAYALRPRKEKKLYRHPEGRIIIG; encoded by the coding sequence ATGAAGTTTAGGCTTCACATTGCTAAATTCCTATCACCCCCATTGATTCTGGTTGGTGGTTTTATGCTTATTATCATGATTGGTACGATTCTGCTCATGTTACCTATCTCCAATCAAAGCGGCGAGCATTTGGCGTTTATTGATGCGCTTTTTACTTCTACCTCTGCTGCATGTGTAACCGGGCTGGTCGTTGTGGATGTAGGGACGACTTTCAACCTGTTTGGTCAAACCGTGATTATGGTGCTTATGCAGCTAGGTGGACTTGGCTTCATGACCATCGCAACGTTGTTTGCATTAGTATTGGGTAAGCGTATCTCGCTAAAGGACAGGCTTCTGCTGAAAGAGGCTATCAACGCTGACAGTATGGAAGGCATTGTACGTATTATCCGCAAAGTGCTCATTTTTTCGTTTACCATTGAAGGGGTGGCTGCTGTTATATTGGCACTACGCTGGGCAACGGAGATGCCCTTTTGGCAGGCGGTATACTATGGTGCGTTTCACTCGGTTTCATTATTTAATAATGGTGGTTTCGATCTGTTTGGCAACAGTTTTCAGTATTATACAGGGGACTGGTTGTTTAACCTGACAGCTTCCGTGCTGGTTGTATCGGGTGGACTCGGCTTTGTGGTGCTGAATGATTTGTTTGAGTTCCGCAAGCGCCGTCGCTTATCGTTGCAGTCCAAACTGGTATTGTCCGTATCAGGTGCACTGATTGGTATTGGAGCAATTGTACTGTTTGTATTTGAGTTCACCAATGGACACACACTGGCGTCTCTAAGTTGGAGTGAAAAGATATACGCCTCGTTCTTCCAATCGGTCTCTACACGTTCGTCGGGTACGAGCACCATTGATATTACCGAGATGAGGCAGGCCACTCAGTTCTTCTTCATTCTGTTGATGTTCATTGGGGCATCTCCGGGATCAACCGGGGGTGGGATCAAGACGACAACGTTCCTGATCATGATTGGAGCGGTGTATGCCATGATTCGTGGCAATAAAGATATTGTATTTTTCCGTCAGCGTGTTCCGAAAGATTTGCTGATGAGAGCATTGACGATTATTATGGTTTCCTTGATCATATTCATGGTTGTAGTAATGCTACTACTTACCACAGAGGATGCACCGTTCCTTTCACTTATGTTTGAAGCGGCCTCGGCGATTGGGACAGTAGGTCTGTCGGTGGGAGTAACACATGAATTAACGGTATGGGGAAAAGTGATTATCGCCTTCACGATGTTTATCGGACGTATTGGACCACTAACCATTGCATACGCGCTTCGTCCGCGCAAAGAGAAAAAGCTGTATCGCCATCCGGAGGGCCGGATTATTATTGGATAA